The Rhodoferax sediminis genome has a segment encoding these proteins:
- the ybiB gene encoding DNA-binding protein YbiB yields MAISHYLREIGRGKDGARALSREQAADLFGQVLDGAVTDLEVGGFCLAMRIKGETPAEMAGFLDAAHARLHKLPATDKPMVVLPSYNGARKLPLLTPLLALLLAREGLPVLVHGTATENTRVYTSEVLEALDIRAQTAIKPVAPGEVAFVPTKLLCAGLQRLLDVRRAVGLRNPAHSLVKLMNPCAGPSLVVGSYTHPEYATSMAAVFELVQANALLLRGTEGEGVADPRRMPQMTGFVAGRRVLLEEAQSGPLSALPDLPKAIDAASTAAYIRAVMAGKQAVPAPIARQVEHILRLVSPP; encoded by the coding sequence TGTTCGGCCAGGTGCTCGACGGCGCGGTGACCGACCTGGAAGTGGGCGGCTTCTGCCTGGCCATGCGCATCAAGGGCGAGACGCCCGCCGAGATGGCGGGTTTTCTCGACGCGGCCCATGCACGCCTGCACAAACTGCCGGCGACGGATAAGCCGATGGTGGTGCTGCCCAGCTACAACGGCGCGCGCAAGCTGCCGCTGCTGACGCCGCTGCTGGCGCTGCTGCTGGCGCGCGAGGGGCTGCCGGTGCTGGTGCACGGCACGGCCACCGAAAACACCCGGGTCTATACATCAGAAGTGCTCGAAGCCCTTGACATACGCGCGCAGACAGCTATCAAACCCGTAGCACCCGGCGAAGTGGCCTTTGTCCCCACGAAACTGCTCTGCGCCGGCTTGCAGCGCCTGCTCGATGTGCGCCGCGCGGTCGGCCTGCGCAACCCGGCGCACAGCCTGGTCAAGCTGATGAACCCCTGCGCCGGCCCCAGCCTGGTCGTGGGCAGCTACACCCACCCCGAATACGCCACCTCGATGGCGGCGGTGTTCGAGCTGGTGCAGGCCAATGCCCTGCTGCTGCGCGGCACCGAGGGCGAGGGCGTCGCCGACCCGCGCCGCATGCCGCAGATGACGGGCTTCGTGGCCGGCCGGCGCGTGCTGCTGGAGGAAGCCCAAAGCGGCCCCTTGAGCGCGCTGCCCGATCTGCCCAAGGCGATCGATGCCGCCAGCACCGCCGCCTATATCCGGGCCGTCATGGCGGGCAAGCAGGCGGTGCCGGCGCCGATCGCGCGGCAGGTGGAACACATCTTGCGTCTGGTCTCCCCACCATGA
- a CDS encoding NAD(P)/FAD-dependent oxidoreductase, translating into MTHSFDTVIIGAGAAGLFCAGVAGQLGLKVLLLDHSEKVAEKIRISGGGRANFTNRDVTPANFSGENPHFCRSALARYTPRDFTALMERYRIPFHEKHKGQLFCDHSAEDLIQMLLAECAAGGVQRWQPCSIKSIRSPGAAGASCYELDSDRGIIAARSIVVATGGLSIPKIGATDFAYRVARQFGLRVVQPRPALVPLTFDGAGWAPYAQLAGLSLPVQISTGSKKAQTTFLEDLLFTHRGLSGPAVLQISSYWAAGAPIRLNLAPGHDVAQALTRAKTSSRKRIANELAALVPSRLAEAWVQQDSRWQRPVSDAPDKALMLLAERLARWELTPTGTEGYKKAEVTAGGVDTRDLSSQTMESKQPGLYFIGEAVDVTGWLGGYNFQWAWASAFACAQALANGKTL; encoded by the coding sequence TTGACTCATTCATTTGACACCGTGATCATCGGCGCGGGTGCTGCCGGCCTGTTCTGCGCCGGCGTCGCGGGGCAGCTCGGGCTCAAGGTCCTGCTGCTCGACCACAGCGAGAAGGTGGCCGAGAAGATCCGCATCTCGGGCGGCGGGCGCGCCAATTTCACGAATCGCGACGTGACCCCGGCCAACTTCTCGGGCGAGAACCCGCATTTTTGCCGCTCAGCCCTGGCGCGCTACACGCCGCGCGACTTCACCGCGCTCATGGAGCGCTACCGCATCCCGTTCCACGAGAAGCACAAGGGCCAGCTGTTTTGCGACCACTCGGCCGAAGACCTGATCCAGATGCTGCTGGCCGAGTGCGCGGCCGGCGGCGTGCAGCGCTGGCAGCCTTGCAGCATCAAAAGCATCCGCAGCCCAGGTGCAGCGGGCGCCTCATGCTATGAACTCGATAGCGACCGGGGCATCATCGCGGCCCGTTCCATCGTGGTGGCCACGGGTGGACTGTCCATCCCGAAAATCGGCGCGACCGATTTTGCCTACCGCGTGGCACGCCAGTTCGGCCTGCGCGTGGTGCAGCCGCGCCCCGCCCTGGTGCCATTGACCTTCGACGGCGCCGGCTGGGCGCCCTATGCGCAACTGGCCGGGCTGTCGCTGCCGGTGCAGATTTCGACCGGCAGCAAGAAGGCTCAGACCACCTTCCTCGAAGACCTGCTGTTCACGCATCGCGGCCTGTCCGGCCCGGCGGTGCTGCAAATCTCCAGCTACTGGGCCGCGGGTGCCCCGATCCGGCTCAACCTGGCGCCCGGGCACGACGTGGCGCAAGCGCTGACGCGGGCCAAGACCAGCTCGCGCAAGCGCATTGCCAATGAACTGGCCGCCCTGGTGCCGTCGCGGCTGGCCGAGGCCTGGGTACAGCAGGACAGCCGCTGGCAGCGCCCGGTGAGCGACGCCCCGGACAAGGCATTGATGCTGCTGGCCGAACGTCTCGCGCGCTGGGAACTCACGCCCACCGGCACCGAAGGCTACAAGAAGGCCGAGGTCACGGCGGGCGGCGTGGACACCCGCGACCTGTCGTCCCAGACCATGGAATCGAAGCAGCCGGGCCTGTATTTCATTGGCGAGGCGGTCGATGTGACGGGCTGGCTCGGCGGTTACAACTTTCAATGGGCCTGGGCCAGCGCTTTTGCCTGCGCGCAGGCACTTGCAAACGGAAAAACACTATAA
- the pmbA gene encoding metalloprotease PmbA, with protein sequence MKKPSQAASASPARIDSGFSYSRPFFEDLVDSALAHAKKLGATDAGAEASEGCGLSVSVRKGELENVERNRDKSLGVTVYVGNRRGNASTSDFSRAAIEQTVQAAYDIARFTAEDPMAGLPDAEDIATVQPDLDLFHPWAITSEQAAALAMQCEAAALQTDRRITNSEGASVSAQQSHFFSAHTHGFRGGYASSRHSLSVAPIASSPGKKQDMQRDAWYSSMRAAAELASPEAVGRYAAERALSRLKSRKIATTECPVLFESPLAAGLLGGLVQAVSGGALYRKSTFLLDSLGKPVMPKHIDVLEDPFVKRGKGSSPFDDEGVQVRARKVVDAGRLEGYFLSTYSARKLGMKTTGNAGGSHNLTLTSRLTRPQDDLDAMLQKLGTGLFVIELMGQGVNYVTGDYSRGASGFWVEKGRIAYPVEEITIAGNLRDMLMGIEAVGADAYNHGAKTVGSVLVNRMKVAGS encoded by the coding sequence ATGAAAAAACCATCCCAAGCTGCCAGCGCCAGCCCCGCGCGCATCGACAGCGGCTTCAGTTACAGCCGCCCGTTTTTCGAAGACCTGGTGGACAGCGCCCTGGCGCACGCCAAAAAGCTGGGCGCCACCGATGCCGGCGCGGAGGCGTCCGAGGGCTGCGGCCTGAGCGTGTCGGTGCGCAAGGGCGAGCTGGAAAACGTGGAGCGCAACCGCGACAAGTCGCTGGGCGTGACGGTCTATGTCGGCAACCGCCGCGGCAACGCCAGCACCTCCGATTTTTCCAGAGCGGCGATCGAGCAGACCGTGCAGGCGGCCTATGACATTGCGCGCTTCACGGCCGAAGATCCGATGGCCGGGCTGCCGGACGCAGAGGACATCGCCACGGTGCAGCCGGATCTGGACCTGTTCCACCCCTGGGCCATCACCAGCGAGCAGGCCGCCGCACTGGCGATGCAATGCGAAGCTGCCGCCCTGCAGACCGACCGGCGCATCACCAACAGCGAAGGCGCGAGCGTGTCGGCGCAGCAGTCGCATTTTTTCAGCGCCCACACGCACGGTTTCCGCGGCGGGTATGCCAGCTCGCGCCACAGCCTGTCGGTCGCGCCCATCGCCTCGTCGCCCGGCAAAAAGCAGGACATGCAGCGCGACGCCTGGTACAGCTCGATGCGCGCTGCCGCCGAGCTGGCGTCGCCCGAGGCGGTCGGCCGCTATGCCGCCGAGCGGGCGCTGAGCCGCCTGAAGTCGCGCAAGATCGCCACCACCGAGTGCCCCGTGCTGTTCGAGTCGCCGCTGGCAGCGGGACTGCTGGGCGGCCTGGTGCAGGCGGTCAGCGGTGGCGCGCTGTACCGCAAGAGCACGTTTTTGCTGGACTCGCTGGGCAAGCCGGTGATGCCGAAACACATCGACGTTCTGGAGGACCCGTTCGTCAAGCGCGGCAAGGGCAGTTCGCCGTTCGACGATGAAGGCGTGCAGGTCAGGGCGCGCAAGGTGGTCGATGCAGGGCGCCTCGAAGGCTATTTTCTGAGCACTTATTCGGCGCGCAAGCTGGGCATGAAGACCACCGGCAACGCCGGCGGCTCGCACAACCTGACCTTGACGTCGCGCCTGACGCGCCCGCAGGACGACCTGGACGCCATGCTGCAAAAACTCGGCACCGGCCTGTTCGTGATCGAGCTGATGGGGCAGGGCGTGAACTACGTGACGGGCGACTACTCGCGCGGCGCCAGCGGCTTCTGGGTGGAAAAGGGGCGCATCGCCTACCCGGTGGAGGAGATCACCATCGCCGGCAACCTCAGGGACATGCTGATGGGCATCGAGGCGGTCGGTGCCGACGCCTACAACCACGGCGCCAAGACCGTGGGCTCGGTATTGGTGAACCGGATGAAGGTGGCGGGCAGCTGA
- a CDS encoding RNA methyltransferase, protein MKTRFILINTSHAGNVGAAARAMKVMGFDDLVLVAPRWANVLRREETIQRASGALDVLKNARIVPTLDEALQGMTHLCATAMTPRDFGPPTVAPREHFEMLSKEERDAQTVQGLRLDKTVNPEQGVAFLFGSERFGMRNEDVYRCHACLSIPTNPSFGSLNLGAAIQVIAYEWRLALGGFAVQDRAAAPAYADARQVGGMLEHWERTLVDIDFLDPEAPKKLVPRLNQLVNRAHITVEEIHILRGIAKAVAQVAARAKASTDAAGEAPQPAEIPARR, encoded by the coding sequence ATGAAGACCCGTTTCATTCTGATCAATACCAGCCACGCCGGCAATGTCGGGGCTGCGGCCCGCGCCATGAAGGTGATGGGCTTCGACGACCTGGTGCTGGTCGCGCCGCGCTGGGCCAATGTGCTGCGCCGCGAAGAGACCATCCAGCGCGCCAGCGGGGCGCTCGACGTGCTGAAGAACGCACGCATCGTGCCCACGCTGGACGAGGCGCTGCAGGGCATGACGCACCTGTGCGCCACCGCGATGACGCCACGCGACTTCGGGCCGCCCACGGTGGCGCCGCGCGAGCATTTCGAGATGCTATCGAAAGAAGAGCGTGATGCGCAGACTGTGCAAGGACTCCGGCTCGATAAGACTGTGAATCCGGAGCAGGGCGTGGCGTTCCTCTTCGGCTCCGAGCGCTTCGGCATGCGCAACGAGGACGTGTACCGCTGCCACGCCTGCCTGAGCATTCCGACGAATCCGTCGTTCGGTTCACTGAACCTCGGCGCGGCGATCCAGGTGATTGCCTACGAATGGCGGCTGGCGCTGGGCGGCTTTGCGGTGCAGGACCGGGCCGCGGCACCGGCGTATGCCGATGCGCGTCAGGTCGGCGGCATGCTTGAGCATTGGGAGCGCACGCTCGTCGATATCGATTTCCTGGACCCCGAAGCGCCCAAAAAACTCGTGCCGCGGCTCAACCAGCTCGTGAATCGTGCGCACATCACCGTGGAGGAAATCCATATCCTGCGCGGCATCGCCAAGGCGGTGGCGCAGGTGGCAGCGCGCGCTAAAGCCAGTACTGACGCGGCTGGTGAGGCGCCGCAGCCGGCAGAAATACCGGCGAGACGCTAG
- the cysE gene encoding serine O-acetyltransferase — protein sequence MFSRLRSDIQCILDRDPAARSSWEVLTCYPGLHALVFHRRAHWCWEHGFKWLGRFLSHIARGLTGIEIHPGAKIGERVFFDHAMGVVIGETAEIGDGCTIYQGVTLGGTSLYKGVKRHPTLGRDVVVSAGAKVLGGFVVGDGAKIGSNAVVIKPVPAGATAVGIPARILLSKAGESADVAAPRHKFSAYGITQEDDPLSQAMKGLIDSASSHEHQIALLWQAVETLSSARPTRDCVPVDATRSEAFEAEKLNQLVGK from the coding sequence ATGTTTTCGCGCCTACGTTCCGACATTCAATGCATTCTTGACCGCGACCCGGCCGCCCGCAGCAGCTGGGAGGTGCTGACCTGCTATCCGGGGCTGCACGCGCTGGTGTTTCACCGCCGCGCGCACTGGTGCTGGGAGCATGGCTTCAAATGGCTGGGGCGTTTTCTGTCGCACATTGCGCGTGGCCTGACCGGCATTGAAATCCACCCCGGCGCCAAAATCGGCGAGCGCGTGTTCTTCGACCATGCCATGGGCGTGGTGATCGGCGAGACTGCCGAGATCGGCGACGGCTGCACCATCTACCAGGGCGTCACGCTCGGCGGCACCTCGCTCTACAAGGGCGTGAAGCGCCATCCGACGCTGGGGCGCGACGTGGTGGTGAGCGCGGGTGCCAAGGTGCTGGGCGGCTTCGTGGTGGGCGACGGCGCCAAGATCGGCAGCAACGCGGTGGTGATCAAGCCGGTGCCGGCGGGCGCCACAGCGGTGGGCATTCCGGCGCGGATCCTGCTGTCCAAGGCGGGCGAGAGCGCCGATGTGGCGGCCCCGAGGCACAAATTCTCGGCCTACGGCATCACGCAGGAAGACGATCCGCTGAGCCAGGCGATGAAGGGGCTGATCGACAGCGCCTCCTCGCACGAGCACCAGATCGCGCTGTTGTGGCAGGCCGTGGAGACGCTCTCCAGCGCCCGGCCGACCCGTGATTGCGTGCCGGTCGACGCAACGCGCAGCGAAGCCTTCGAGGCCGAGAAGCTGAACCAGTTGGTCGGCAAGTAG
- a CDS encoding inositol monophosphatase family protein, with translation MSPNLHPMLNVAIKAARAAGAIINRAALDVEAIRISQKQVNDFVTEVDHASEQAIIETLLTAYPGHGILAEESGSEHGAKDSEFVWVIDPLDGTTNFIHGFPVYCVSIALTARGKVEQAVVYDPSRNDLFTATRGRGAYMNDRRLRVSKRTRLQESLISTGFPFRPGDNFKNYLAMMADLMPRTAGLRRPGAAALDLAYVAAGFTDGFFEAGLQPWDVAAGSLLVTEAGGLVGNLTGEADFMGQKECLAANPKIYGQLVPLLAKYSKFASAGEKAALRQTLTVPGATSPAAPAPAPARPEGADSAAP, from the coding sequence ATGTCGCCCAATCTGCACCCCATGCTCAACGTGGCCATCAAGGCCGCCCGCGCCGCCGGCGCCATCATCAACCGCGCCGCGCTCGATGTGGAAGCCATCCGCATTTCGCAAAAACAGGTCAACGATTTCGTCACCGAAGTCGATCACGCGAGCGAACAGGCCATCATCGAAACCCTGCTCACCGCCTATCCGGGCCATGGCATCCTGGCCGAGGAGTCGGGCAGCGAGCACGGCGCGAAGGATTCGGAATTCGTCTGGGTCATCGACCCGCTGGACGGCACCACCAACTTCATCCACGGCTTTCCGGTGTATTGCGTGAGCATCGCATTGACCGCGCGCGGCAAGGTCGAGCAGGCCGTCGTGTACGACCCCAGCCGCAACGACCTGTTCACCGCCACGCGCGGCCGCGGCGCCTACATGAATGACCGGCGCCTGCGCGTGTCCAAGCGCACACGGCTGCAGGAATCCCTGATCTCCACCGGCTTCCCGTTCCGCCCGGGCGACAACTTCAAGAACTACCTGGCCATGATGGCCGATTTGATGCCGCGCACCGCCGGCCTGCGCCGCCCCGGCGCCGCCGCCCTGGACCTGGCTTATGTGGCGGCCGGCTTTACCGACGGTTTTTTCGAAGCCGGCCTGCAGCCCTGGGACGTGGCGGCGGGCTCGCTGTTGGTGACCGAGGCCGGCGGCCTGGTCGGCAACCTCACGGGCGAGGCCGACTTCATGGGCCAGAAGGAATGCCTGGCGGCGAATCCGAAGATCTACGGCCAGCTGGTACCGCTTTTGGCGAAGTACAGCAAGTTTGCCAGCGCCGGCGAAAAAGCCGCGCTGCGCCAGACGCTCACGGTGCCAGGGGCCACGTCGCCCGCAGCCCCGGCACCGGCGCCCGCCCGGCCCGAGGGTGCCGATTCTGCGGCGCCCTGA
- a CDS encoding GatB/YqeY domain-containing protein, whose protein sequence is MSLKDQITEDMKTAMRARDSERLGTIRLLLAAIKQKEVDERVVVDDVAVIAIVDKLIKQRKDSIAAYTQAGRMDLADKEASETTVLQAYLPARLSADEVTAEVKAIVAELGAKGPGDMGKVMGAVKTKLAGKADMGQVSAAVKAALAG, encoded by the coding sequence ATGTCACTCAAAGACCAGATCACCGAAGACATGAAAACCGCCATGCGCGCCAGGGACAGCGAGCGCCTGGGCACCATTCGCCTGCTGCTGGCCGCCATCAAGCAAAAAGAGGTGGACGAGCGCGTGGTGGTCGATGACGTGGCCGTGATCGCGATCGTGGACAAGCTCATCAAGCAGCGCAAGGATTCGATTGCCGCCTACACCCAGGCCGGCCGCATGGATCTGGCCGACAAGGAAGCGTCCGAGACAACCGTGCTGCAGGCCTACCTGCCCGCGCGCCTGAGCGCCGACGAGGTGACGGCCGAGGTGAAAGCGATCGTTGCCGAGCTCGGCGCCAAGGGTCCCGGCGATATGGGCAAGGTGATGGGCGCCGTCAAAACGAAACTGGCCGGCAAGGCCGACATGGGCCAGGTCAGCGCCGCGGTGAAGGCCGCGCTGGCGGGCTGA
- the rpsU gene encoding 30S ribosomal protein S21, with translation MTAIRLKENEPFDVALRRFKRTIEKLGLLTELRAREFYEKPTAERKRKKAAAVKRNYKRIRSMQLPKKLY, from the coding sequence ATGACCGCCATCCGTCTGAAAGAAAACGAGCCGTTCGACGTGGCCCTGCGCCGCTTCAAGCGCACCATCGAAAAACTCGGCCTGCTGACCGAACTGCGCGCGCGCGAGTTCTATGAAAAGCCCACCGCCGAGCGCAAGCGCAAGAAGGCCGCCGCGGTCAAGCGCAACTACAAGCGCATCCGTTCGATGCAGTTGCCCAAGAAGCTGTACTGA
- the cobA gene encoding uroporphyrinogen-III C-methyltransferase, giving the protein MNSLKNSAGGTGQVTLVGAGPGDPELLTLKAVKAIAAATVLLVDDLVGDGIVAYASPQARIVFVGKRGGCKSTPQAFIEKLMIMAAREGETVVRLKGGDPFIFGRGGEEVEHLQAAGIQVEVVNGITAGLAAVTSLGAPLTHREHAHGVVFITGHAPVGGTGDGADWRALAATAHSAKLTLVIYMGVRGAQRIQQDLLTGLPTGTPVAVIQNASLPTQRHISTTLGELSAAIEREHMASPSVIVVGDVTRAIATMPQAHTGDVAPRASRRPRAA; this is encoded by the coding sequence ATGAATTCACTCAAAAACAGCGCCGGCGGCACGGGACAGGTCACGCTGGTGGGCGCCGGCCCCGGCGACCCGGAACTGCTCACGCTCAAGGCCGTGAAAGCCATCGCGGCCGCCACCGTGCTGCTGGTCGACGACCTGGTTGGCGACGGCATCGTGGCCTACGCGTCGCCGCAGGCGCGCATCGTGTTTGTCGGCAAGCGCGGCGGCTGCAAGTCCACGCCGCAGGCCTTCATTGAAAAGCTCATGATCATGGCCGCGCGCGAAGGCGAAACCGTGGTCCGGCTCAAGGGCGGCGACCCGTTCATCTTCGGGCGCGGCGGCGAGGAGGTGGAGCACCTGCAGGCCGCCGGCATCCAGGTGGAGGTGGTCAACGGCATCACCGCCGGGCTGGCCGCCGTCACCTCGCTGGGCGCGCCGCTGACGCACCGCGAGCATGCGCATGGCGTGGTGTTCATCACCGGTCACGCCCCCGTGGGGGGCACGGGCGACGGCGCCGACTGGCGCGCCCTGGCCGCCACCGCACACAGTGCAAAGCTGACGCTGGTGATCTACATGGGCGTGCGCGGCGCACAGCGCATCCAGCAGGACCTGCTGACCGGGCTGCCAACCGGCACGCCGGTGGCCGTGATCCAGAACGCCAGCCTGCCGACCCAGCGCCACATCAGCACCACGCTGGGCGAGCTGTCCGCCGCCATCGAGCGCGAACACATGGCCAGCCCTTCGGTGATCGTGGTGGGCGACGTAACGCGCGCCATCGCCACGATGCCGCAGGCGCACACCGGCGACGTTGCACCGCGTGCCTCGCGACGGCCCCGGGCCGCCTGA
- the yjgA gene encoding ribosome biogenesis factor YjgA: MSRKPTKGYFVHGKFVAEGSELDLELKRELKGTDALSKTDLKRESTELQKLGEDLLTLRADLLERLDLSEKLADAVQEAKRISNFEGRRRQMQFIGKLMRLLPPETLVAIRAALEEQHSGSAQETLNLHLAEQWRDALIADEDALGRWLADFAQTDTQQLRALIRQARKDARPGKPGEAPRHGRAYRDIFQLVREQLANKEAGAAPAAQTP; this comes from the coding sequence ATGTCACGCAAACCCACCAAAGGCTACTTCGTCCACGGCAAATTCGTTGCCGAGGGCAGCGAGCTCGACCTCGAACTCAAGCGCGAGCTCAAGGGCACCGACGCGCTGAGCAAGACCGATCTCAAACGCGAGAGCACCGAACTGCAAAAACTCGGCGAAGACCTGCTGACCTTGCGCGCCGACCTGTTGGAGCGGCTGGACCTGTCGGAGAAACTGGCTGATGCGGTGCAGGAGGCCAAGCGCATCAGCAACTTCGAGGGCAGGCGGCGCCAGATGCAGTTCATCGGCAAGCTGATGCGGCTGTTGCCGCCCGAGACGCTGGTCGCCATCCGCGCCGCGCTCGAGGAGCAGCACAGCGGCTCGGCCCAGGAAACGCTCAATTTGCACCTGGCCGAACAATGGCGCGACGCGCTGATTGCCGACGAAGACGCGCTGGGCCGCTGGCTCGCCGACTTTGCGCAAACCGACACCCAGCAGTTGCGCGCGCTGATCCGCCAGGCGCGCAAGGACGCCAGGCCGGGCAAGCCCGGCGAGGCGCCGCGCCATGGCCGCGCCTACCGCGATATCTTCCAGCTGGTGCGGGAGCAGCTCGCCAACAAGGAGGCCGGCGCCGCGCCGGCAGCACAGACACCATGA
- a CDS encoding acyloxyacyl hydrolase — protein MGRLAVFRFLMLGAALMLATGARAQVTPAPLSAPDRGGIMVQLAGGPDALRTTLGWETPVLWTHRSADGPGRIELTGEFGLSYWDARQGRQPASLWQLSAIPMLRWWPGDGRFFVEGGIGPTLVSRTQFADKAISTAFQFGDHLGVGYQFTPAVRASLRLAHFSNADIKQPNPGFTLLQLSLTCLY, from the coding sequence ATGGGTCGTCTTGCTGTCTTCAGGTTTCTCATGCTCGGCGCCGCACTGATGCTGGCGACGGGCGCGCGCGCGCAGGTCACGCCCGCACCGCTCTCCGCGCCCGACCGCGGCGGCATCATGGTGCAACTGGCCGGGGGTCCCGATGCACTGCGCACCACGCTGGGCTGGGAGACGCCGGTGCTATGGACCCATCGGTCAGCGGACGGCCCCGGCCGGATCGAGCTGACCGGCGAGTTCGGCCTGTCGTACTGGGATGCCAGGCAGGGGCGCCAGCCTGCCAGCCTGTGGCAACTCAGCGCCATTCCGATGCTGCGCTGGTGGCCCGGCGACGGGCGCTTCTTCGTCGAAGGCGGGATCGGCCCTACGCTGGTCAGCCGCACTCAATTTGCCGACAAGGCCATCAGCACGGCGTTCCAGTTCGGCGACCACCTGGGCGTGGGTTATCAGTTCACGCCAGCCGTGCGTGCCAGCCTGCGCCTCGCGCACTTCTCCAACGCCGACATCAAGCAGCCCAACCCCGGATTCACCTTGCTGCAATTGAGCCTGACCTGCCTGTACTGA
- the mog gene encoding molybdopterin adenylyltransferase, translated as MNTPQATALDAVRIGIVSVSDRASSGVYEDKGLPALKEWLTRALKNSIQFEARLIPDEQAAISAALIELVDAGCALVLTTGGTGPAPRDVTPEATLAVAHKPMPGFGEQMRQISLRFVPTAILSRQCAVIRDQSLIINLPGQPKSIQETLEGLRSATGESIVPGIFAAVPYCVDLIGGPYLETNDEVCKAFRPKSAMRPARP; from the coding sequence ATGAACACGCCACAAGCCACTGCGCTCGACGCCGTCAGAATCGGCATCGTCTCGGTCAGCGACCGCGCCTCCAGCGGGGTCTACGAAGACAAGGGCCTGCCCGCACTCAAGGAGTGGCTGACGCGCGCGCTGAAGAACTCCATCCAATTCGAGGCCCGGCTGATCCCCGACGAACAGGCCGCGATCAGCGCTGCGCTGATCGAACTGGTGGATGCCGGCTGCGCGCTGGTGCTGACCACCGGCGGTACCGGCCCGGCCCCGCGCGACGTCACGCCCGAGGCCACGCTGGCGGTGGCGCACAAGCCCATGCCCGGCTTTGGCGAGCAGATGCGCCAGATCAGCCTGCGCTTCGTGCCGACGGCCATCCTGTCGCGCCAGTGCGCCGTCATTCGTGACCAAAGCCTGATCATCAACCTGCCGGGCCAGCCGAAATCGATCCAGGAAACGCTGGAAGGATTGAGAAGCGCCACGGGCGAATCCATCGTGCCGGGGATTTTTGCGGCCGTGCCGTACTGCGTGGACCTGATTGGCGGCCCGTACCTGGAAACAAACGACGAAGTGTGCAAGGCATTCCGGCCCAAGAGCGCGATGCGCCCCGCGCGGCCATAG